A part of Loxodonta africana isolate mLoxAfr1 chromosome 11, mLoxAfr1.hap2, whole genome shotgun sequence genomic DNA contains:
- the LOC135232744 gene encoding cytochrome P450 2A13-like, with product MLASGILLVALLACLSVMVLMSVWQQRKLWGKLPPGPTPLPFIGNYLQLNTQHMYNSLKKVSQGRGLLPLTTLTHLHQLSERYGSVFTVHLGPRRVVVLWGFDAVKEALVDQAEEFSGRGEQATFSEIFKGYGVAFSNGERAKQLRRFSITTLRDFGVGKRGIEERIQEEAGFLIEAFRGTRCELGPQRAREGEGKSSVGRTCAFIDPTYFGSRAVSNVISSIVFGNRFAYEDKEFLSLLRMILGSFQFTATATGQLYDMFYSVMKHLPGPQQQAFKELHGLEDFITKKVEQNQRTLDPNSPRDFIDSFLIRMQEEKKNPNTEFHMKNLVMTTLALFFAGTETISTTLRWGFLLLMKHPDVQAKVREEIDQVIGKSRQPKFEDRAKMPYTEAVIHEIQRFTDMIPMGLPRRVTKDTKFRDFFIPKGTEVFPMLGSVLRDTKFFSNPQDFNPQHFLDEKGQFKKNDAFVPFSIGKRYCFGEGLARMELFVFLTTILQNFCFKSPQLPKDIDMSPKHVGFATIPQTYTMSFLPR from the exons ATGCTGGCCTCAGGGATTCTTCTGGTGGCTTTGCTGGCCTGCCTGTCTGTAATGGTCTTGATGTCTGTCTGGCAACAAAGGAAGCTCTGGGGGAAGCTTCCTCCTGGGCCCACTCCCTTGCCTTTCATCGGGAACTACCTGCAGCTGAACACACAGCACATGTACAACTCCCTGAAGAAGGTGTCGCAAGGCAGG GGGCTGCTCCCTCTAACCACTCTCACCCACCTCCACCAGCTCAGTGAGCGCTATGGTTCGGTGTTCACGGTCCACCTGGGGCCCCGGCGGGTTGTGGTACTGTGGGGATTCGATGCTGTGAAGGAGGCTCTGGTGGACCAGGCTGAGGAATTCAGCGGACGAGGCGAGCAGGCCACCTTCAGCGAGATCTTCAAAGGCTACG GAGTGGCGTTCAGCAACGGGGAGCGCGCCAAGCAGCTCCGGCGCTTCTCCATCACCACGCTGCGGGACTTCGGCGTGGGAAAGCGCGGCATTGAGGAGCGCATCCAGGAGGAGGCTGGCTTCCTCATCGAGGCCTTCCGGGGCACGCGCTGTGAGCTGGGACCCCAGAGGGCGCgggaaggagaagggaaaagCTCGGTGGGAAGGACCT GCGCCTTCATCGATCCCACCTACTTCGGGAGCCGTGCGGTCTCCAACGTCATCAGCTCCATCGTCTTTGGAAACCGCTTTGCCTATGAGGATAAAGAGTTCCTGTCACTGCTGCGTATGATACTGGGAAGCTTCCAGTTCACAGCTACTGCTACCGGACAG CTCTATGACATGTTCTACTCGGTAATGAAACACCTACCAGGGCCACAGCAACAGGCCTTTAAGGAGCTGCACGGGCTGGAGGATTTCATAACCAAGAAGGTGGAGCAGAACCAGCGCACACTGGACCCCAACTCCCCACGGGACTTCATCGACTCCTTCCTCATCCGCATGCAGGAG GAGAAGAAGAACCCCAACACAGAGTTCCATATGAAGAATCTGGTGATGACCACGCTGGCCCTCTTCTTTGCCGGCACAGAAACCATCAGCACGACCCTGCGCTGGGGCTTCCTGCTGCTCATGAAGCACCCAGATGTGCAGG CCAAGGTGCGTGAAGAGATTGACCAAGTGATTGGCAAGAGCCGTCAGCCCAAGTTTGAGGACCGGGCCAAGATGCCCTACACCGAGGCAGTGATCCATGAGATCCAGAGATTTACAGACATGATCCCCATGGGGTTGCCCCGCAGGGTCACCAAGGACACCAAGTTTCGGGACTTCTTCATCCCCAAG GGCACAGAAGTGTTCCCTATGCTGGGCTCCGTGCTGAGAGACACCAAGTTCTTCTCCAACCCCCAAGATTTCAACCCCCAGCACTTCCTGGATGAGAAAGGGCAATTTAAGAAGAACGACGCCTTTGTGCCCTTCTCCATTG GAAAGCGGTACTGTTTTGGGGAAGGTCTGGCCAGAATGGAGCTCTTTGTCTTCCTTACCACCATCTTGCAGAACTTCTGCTTCAAGTCCCCACAGTTGCCCAAGGACATCGATATGTCTCCCAAACATGTGGGCTTTGCCACCATCCCACAAACCTACACCATGAGCTTCTTGCCCCGCTGA